GGTCGCCGTGGTCGGCGCCCCCAATGCGGGCAAGTCGACGCTGGTGAACGCACTGGTCGGGCAGAAGGTGGCGATCGTCAGCCCCAAGGCACAGACGACGCGCGCGCGGCTGATGGGGATCGCGATTCAAGACGATGCGCAGCTGCTGCTGGTCGACACGCCGGGTATCTTCGATCCCGCGCGGCGGCTCGACCGGGCGATGGTCGCGGCGGCGTGGGAAGGCTCCGAGGGCGCTGACCTGATCGCTTTGGTGGTCGACGGCAAGGGCGGGATCGGGCCCAAGGTGCGTAGCGTTGCCGAAGGGCTCAAGGCGCGGCGCGAGAAGAAGCTGCTGGTGCTCAACAAGGTCGATGTCGCGGACAAGCCGCGGCTGCTCGGGCATGCCGCGACGCTCAACGAACTGGTCGAGTTCGACGACACCTATTTCGTCTCGGCGACCACCGGCGACGGGGTGGCGGAGCTCAAAGCGGCGCTGGCGAGCAAGATGCCCCCGGGGCCGTGGCATTTCCCCGAGGACCAGGTGTCCGACGCGACCGACCGCATGCTGGCGGCGGAGATCACGCGCGAGCAGCTCTACCACCAGCTCCATGCCGAGCTGCCCTATGCCACCGCGATCGAGACCGAGCAGTACAAGGAACGCGAGGACGGGTCGGTCGAGATCTACCAGCAGATCCTGGTCGGCCGCGAGAGCCAGCGCGCGATCGTGCTCGGCAAGGGCGGGACGCGGATCAAGCAGATCGGCGCGAATGCACGCGCCGAGCTGATCAAGCTGCTCGGCGTGAAGGTGCACCTCTACCTCCACGTCAAGGTGCGGCCGGGCTGGGAGGACGATCGCAGCCTCTATCGCGAGATCGGGCTGGACTGGGTCGACTAGTCGAGCAGTGAATCCACCCATTGCGGGACGAGCGTACCTGCGGGGCCGAGGCGGCTCTGCGCGAACCAGGCGCTGCCTTCGGAGCGCTCGAGGTTGAGCTCGAGCGTGTCGGCGCCGTGATAGCGCGCGGTGCGCACGAAGCCCGCGGCGGGATAGACCGCGCCCGAGGTGCCGATCGAGACAAACAGGTCAGCGCGGGAGATCGCGGCGTCGATCGCCTCCATCCGGTACGGCATCTCGCCGAAGAACACGATGTCGGGACGCAGCGACGGTGCGCCGCATCCCGTGCAGCGGGCGCGTGGCGGGAGTGAATCGGTCCAGGCTGCGCGCGCGTCGCAGTCGGCGCAGAGCGCGGACTTGAGCTCGCCATGCATATGGATCAGGCGTTTCGATCCCGCGCGCTCGTGCAGGTCGTCGACATTCTGGGTGACCAGCAGCAATTCGCCAGGCCATTCGGCATCGAGCCGGGCGAGCGCGTGGTGCGCGGCATTGGGCTCGACGGTGGCGAGCTTGGCGCGGCGTTCGTCGTAGAAACGGTGGACCAGCTCGGGGTCCCGGGCGAGCGCCTCGGGCGTGCAGACGTCCTCGACGCGATGGCCTTCCCAGAGGCCGCCCGGACCGCGGAAGGTGGCGACGCCGCTCTCGGCCGAGACGCCGGCGCCGGTGAGGATGACGATGCTGCGGATGTCAGGCACTGGCGCTCCTCGGCCCGAACAGGATGATCGCAGTGCCGGCGAGCGCGACCGCGCCGCCGATCAGGTCCCAGCGGTCGGGCCGCGCGCCCTCGACCGCCCAGAGCCACAGGATCGCGGCGGTGATGTAGACCCCGCCATAGGCGGCATAGGCACGGCCGGCATGGCTGGTCTCGATCCAGGTCAGTGCCCAGGCGAACAGGATCAGCGCGACGACGCCGGGGATCAGCCACAGGGGCGACTTGTCGAGCCGCAGCCACGCCCAGAAGGCGAAGCAGCCGGCGATCTCGGCAAGGGCAGCGACGATGTAGGCGAACAGGGTCATGCCGCGCGCCCGCCCTTGCGAAAGTTGACAAAGTTCCGCGAAACGCGCGCCAAACTGTCACCTTTGTCGCCTCCGTCCGACGCCGTCGAGGAGCAGCTGGGCGAGAGGATGCGCATGCCCGGAGGCAAGCAAATCAGTTCCAACATTACAAGGCGCTAATCGTCCTCGTCCTCATAGCCCGCGAGCTCCAGCGCACGGGCCTTGATCTGGTGCTCGCGGCACCAATGGACCAGCGCATCCTCGCGGCCGTGGGTGACCCAGACTTCGCGCGGGGCGATCTCGCGCAGCGTGCGGGTGAGCTCATCCCAGTCGGCATGGTCGGAGAGGATCAGCGGCAGCTCGACATTGCGCTGGCGCGCGCGCTGGCGGACGCGCATCCAGCCCGAGGCCATCGCGGTGACCGGATCGGGCAGGCGGCGCGACCAGCGATCGTTGAGCGCGCCGGGCGGGCAGAGGATGATGCGGCCCTGAAGCTCCTTCTTGGGCACCCCGGTGGCGGGGCGCAGCTCGCCGAGCGCGACGCCATGCTCGGCATAGAGGTCGCACAGCCGCTGGAGCGCGCCGTGGATGTAGATCGGATCGTCGAAGCCTTGTCCGCGCAGCTCGGCGATCACGCGCTGCGCCTTGCCCAGCGCATAGGCGCCGACCAGCACGCAGCGCTCGGGCTCGGCGCGCAGCGCAGCGAGCAGCTTGTCGATCTCGTCGCTGGTCTCGGGGTGGCGGAAGACGGGGAGCGCGAAGGTCGCTTCGGTGACGAACACGTCGCACTTGACCGGGCGGAAGGGCGCGCAGGTGGGATCGGGGCGGCGCTTATAGTCGCCAGAGACGACGATGCGCTCGTCGCGGTGATCGAGCACGATCTGCGCGGAACCCAAGACGTGGCCCGCGGGGACGAAGCCGATCTCGACTCCGTCCATTGTCACCGTCTCGCCATAGGCGACAGGGCGGCCGGTCTGCGGGCCGTAGCGCGTTTCCATGATCGCCAGCGTCTCGGGCGTCGCCCACACCTCGCCATGCCCGCCGCGCGCGTGGTCGGCATGGCCGTGGGTGACGAAGGCGCGGGGCTTGGGCTGCGAGGGGTCGATCCAGATATCGGCGGCGGGCACGTAAATGCCCTCGGGGTGCGGTTGCAGCCAGTCGCCGAGCTTCGCCATGCCGACTATATGAGCGGGATGGCCCATGGTTCCCACCCTGGATGAGCGAACTCCCTGAAATCCTTGCCGACTGGTTCGCCTCGCGCGGCTGGGCGCCGCGGCGGCACCAGCTCGACATGCTTGCGGCGGGGCGCGCGGGACGGCACGCGCTGCTGGTCGCGGCGACGGGAGCGGGCAAGACGCTGGCGGGGTTCCTGCCGACCTTGGCCGAGCTGACCCTTCGACAGGCTCAGGGCGATCGGGCCGAAGGATTGCACACGCTCTACATCTCGCCCTTGAAGGCGCTGGCGGTGGACGTGCAGCGCAATCTGCTGACCCCGATCGAGGAGATGGGGCTCGACATCCGGGTCGAGACCCGGACGGGAGATACCCCGCACGAGCGGAAAGTGCGGCAGCGCGCGCGGCCGCCGCAGATCCTGCTGACCACGCCCGAATCGCTCAGCCTGCTGCTGTCCTACGAGGACAGTTTCCTGATGTTCGCGGGGCTCAGAACGGTGGTGGTCGACGAGGTGCACGCCTTCGCCACCGGCAAGCGCGGCGACCTGCTGGCGCTGGCGCTGGCGCGGCTGCAGACGCTGGCGCCGGGGATGCGCCGGGTGGCGCTGTCGGCGACGGTGGCGGACCCCGACGGCTATCGCGCCTGGCTTGCGCCGCATGGCGAGATCGATGCGGTCGAACTGGTGACGGGCGAGAAGGGCGCCGATCCCGACATCGCGATCCTGCTGCCCGAAGGCCGCGTGCCGTGGTCGGGCCATTCGGGCATCTATGCGATCCCGCAGGTGATGGCCGAGATCGAGACGCACAAGACCACGATCATCTTCTGCAACACGCGCGGGCTCGCCGAGCTCGTCTTCCAGAATCTGTGGAAGGTGAACGAGCTCAAGCTGCCGATCGGGGTGCATCACGGGAGCCTCAGCCTCGAGGCGCGGCGGCGCGCCGAGCAGGCGATGGCCGACGGCAAGCTGCGCGGGCTGGTCGCGACCGCCAGCCTCGACCTGGGCGTCGACTGGGGCGATGTCGATTGCGTGATCCAGATGGGGGCGCCCAAGGGCTCGTCGCGATTGCTGCAGCGGATCGGGCGCGCCAACCACCGGCTCGACGAGCCTTCCGAGGCGGTGCTCGTGCCGGGCAACCGCTTCGAATATCTCGAGGCGCGCGCAGCATTGGATGCGGTCGAGGCGGGCGAGCTCGATCCCGATATCTTCCGGCCCGGCGCGCTCGACGTGCTGGCGCAGCATGTCATGGGGGTGGCGTGCGCGGCGCCGTTCGATGCTGCGCAATTGCTGCGCGAGGTGCAGGGCGCGCTGCCCTATTCGGCGCTCACCGAAGAGACGTTCGAGCGGGTTCTCAACTTCATTGCCGATGGCGGCTATGCGCTGCGGGCGTACGACCGGTTCAAGCGCCTGACGCGCGACAGGGATGGTCTCTGGCGGGTGACCAAGCCGGCGTTCGTCGCGCAGCATCGGCTCAACGCCGGAATCATCGTCGAGGCGCCGATGCTGGAGGTGCGCTTCAGGAACGGGCGGCGGCTGGGCAAGGTCGAGGAGGCGTTCGGCGCGACGCTCTCACCCGGCGACACCTTCACCTTCGCCGGCATGGCGCTTGAGGTCGAGCGGGTCGAGCTGACCGACATCATCGTCCGTGCGACGGCGAAGAATGCGCGCTTCGTCTCGT
This is a stretch of genomic DNA from Sphingomonas sp. BT-65. It encodes these proteins:
- the era gene encoding GTPase Era, which encodes MNIEQQRCGLVAVVGAPNAGKSTLVNALVGQKVAIVSPKAQTTRARLMGIAIQDDAQLLLVDTPGIFDPARRLDRAMVAAAWEGSEGADLIALVVDGKGGIGPKVRSVAEGLKARREKKLLVLNKVDVADKPRLLGHAATLNELVEFDDTYFVSATTGDGVAELKAALASKMPPGPWHFPEDQVSDATDRMLAAEITREQLYHQLHAELPYATAIETEQYKEREDGSVEIYQQILVGRESQRAIVLGKGGTRIKQIGANARAELIKLLGVKVHLYLHVKVRPGWEDDRSLYREIGLDWVD
- a CDS encoding NAD-dependent deacylase, encoding MPDIRSIVILTGAGVSAESGVATFRGPGGLWEGHRVEDVCTPEALARDPELVHRFYDERRAKLATVEPNAAHHALARLDAEWPGELLLVTQNVDDLHERAGSKRLIHMHGELKSALCADCDARAAWTDSLPPRARCTGCGAPSLRPDIVFFGEMPYRMEAIDAAISRADLFVSIGTSGAVYPAAGFVRTARYHGADTLELNLERSEGSAWFAQSRLGPAGTLVPQWVDSLLD
- a CDS encoding YnfA family protein, coding for MTLFAYIVAALAEIAGCFAFWAWLRLDKSPLWLIPGVVALILFAWALTWIETSHAGRAYAAYGGVYITAAILWLWAVEGARPDRWDLIGGAVALAGTAIILFGPRSASA
- a CDS encoding ligase-associated DNA damage response exonuclease, producing MAKLGDWLQPHPEGIYVPAADIWIDPSQPKPRAFVTHGHADHARGGHGEVWATPETLAIMETRYGPQTGRPVAYGETVTMDGVEIGFVPAGHVLGSAQIVLDHRDERIVVSGDYKRRPDPTCAPFRPVKCDVFVTEATFALPVFRHPETSDEIDKLLAALRAEPERCVLVGAYALGKAQRVIAELRGQGFDDPIYIHGALQRLCDLYAEHGVALGELRPATGVPKKELQGRIILCPPGALNDRWSRRLPDPVTAMASGWMRVRQRARQRNVELPLILSDHADWDELTRTLREIAPREVWVTHGREDALVHWCREHQIKARALELAGYEDEDD
- a CDS encoding ligase-associated DNA damage response DEXH box helicase; protein product: MSELPEILADWFASRGWAPRRHQLDMLAAGRAGRHALLVAATGAGKTLAGFLPTLAELTLRQAQGDRAEGLHTLYISPLKALAVDVQRNLLTPIEEMGLDIRVETRTGDTPHERKVRQRARPPQILLTTPESLSLLLSYEDSFLMFAGLRTVVVDEVHAFATGKRGDLLALALARLQTLAPGMRRVALSATVADPDGYRAWLAPHGEIDAVELVTGEKGADPDIAILLPEGRVPWSGHSGIYAIPQVMAEIETHKTTIIFCNTRGLAELVFQNLWKVNELKLPIGVHHGSLSLEARRRAEQAMADGKLRGLVATASLDLGVDWGDVDCVIQMGAPKGSSRLLQRIGRANHRLDEPSEAVLVPGNRFEYLEARAALDAVEAGELDPDIFRPGALDVLAQHVMGVACAAPFDAAQLLREVQGALPYSALTEETFERVLNFIADGGYALRAYDRFKRLTRDRDGLWRVTKPAFVAQHRLNAGIIVEAPMLEVRFRNGRRLGKVEEAFGATLSPGDTFTFAGMALEVERVELTDIIVRATAKNARFVSYMGARLAITSTLAARVRRFFADPAEWARFPADVREWLEVQAYRSRLPEPGRLLVETFPHEGRHHMVVYSFEGWNAHQSLGMLVTRRMEALGLKPIGFVANDYALAVYGLEKITDPAPLFSPDILEHEFVDWVQGSALLKRAFREVAIIGGLVERQQPGKKKTGRQVTFSTDLIYDVLRKYEPDHLLLRAAWADARARMTDVGRLAHLLDTAADAIEHVDLARVSPMAVPVLIMIGRETVAQGAVEDAMLIEAEALAAEAMRLD